The window ATTTTGCCAATAAAATCAGACGGTTACAATTTTCATATTTTTACGATTTTTGATCATGATTGATGCACATTTGCCTGAAAAATTCCGTTAAAGATGGGAACTTTGCGCCTGGCACAGGGACTGTCCCTCGCTGTGTAAATTTTTTCATTGAAGCAAATTTTTTACAGGAACCAATGCAGTATTAATCTTTTTTATAGTACCTCGCGGGGACTGTCCCAATTTCCAAATATGGGACTGTTCTTCAATGTGGAGGCGGCTTCCAGCCGCCTGGAATTAAATAGCCTGCAGGATGCAGGCTCCACTTTAAAGACAGTTACTCGCAGGTTCGGTCCCGGGCCGCCCCAGGGGAACAAATATGTGACAGTTCTTCAAGGTGGAGGCGGCTTCCAGCCGCCTGGAATTAAATAGCCTGCAGGATGCAGGCTCCACTTTAAAGACAGTTACTCACAGGTTCGAACCCGGGCCGCCCGGGTAAAGAGCTTACAAGTAAATTCAAAAAAACTGGACCCCGGATCAAGTCCAGGGTGACTGTTAAAGCAAACTATTACTCTTTGTCGTCATTCCGGCGAAAGCCGGAATCCAGGTTTTTATTTGCACTTGTTCCCAGGCTCCAGCCTGGGAACATCTCTTTTTTTTGTGGCTCCAGCCACATTGTAAAGAAGCGGCTGGAGCCTGGGAACGAGGGGTAAAAGTTACTCACACTTTCGGTTCCGGTCCGCCCGGGTGAAGCGCTGCTAATAGACAACAGCTTTATTTAAACATTTACTCCTCAAGCTTTTTCCATTTTTCCAGCTTATCCTGGATAAAATCCACCACCTGCTGATGCTCTTCCTTGCCATTGCCCTCAACTTTCATGGGCTGACCAAAGCAGAAATGAATAAACCTTTTGGGTCTTATGCGGCCAAAATCCTTTAAAGGCCAGCCTGTGCTCCAGGCATCAGTTTTTAGCGCCAGCGGAATCAGGGGCACTCCTGCTTTTCTGGCCAGCTTGACTCCAATAGAATTGAACTTTTCCGGATCAAGTTTTGTGGTTCTCGACGTCTGAGGAAAGACAACTATGGATGTACCTTGAGATAATTTCTCCTGTCCCTGTTCCATAACGGTCTTGAAATCCTGCTTTGGGGTCTTGCGAGTGACCACAATGGGTTGCCGGGAAATCATGACATGTTTGAAAACCGGATAGCGAACCAGGCTATCCTTGATGACAAAAGTAACCTTTCTGTGCGGACGGATTATCCCGCCCAGAACAAAAGTCTCTAAGGTGCTCATGTGATTGGCTACAAAAACGCATGGCTCCTTGAGATCAATGAAATTCTTCTTGCCATTGACGAAAAACCTGCAATCCACCTTTTCAAGGTGCTTCAGGATGGAAAGACTGCTATCCACCCAGTCTTCTCCTGTAAACTGCTTTTTTTTGGCCTTGCGTGCTGAACGAAATACAGTTCCCAGCATCCTCAGGTAGAAATAAGGGGTAGGCAGGATGTGAAAGATTTCTGATGACTTTGCAGGATTGGTTACATAGCTGTCTTCATAGCTGATTACAGATGAACTCATGACATCTCCTTATGTATTGTTGAAAAGTAACTCTAAAGCGAAAATAGTTTCAGGCATTGCCGGCAATTGCCGTTTTTATCCCAGCGATGCAGTATCAACCTGCAACTCCTGGGTAAACTGCATATCATGCAGGCGCTTGTATAATGAACAAGACTCAAGTAGCTCAAAGTGTGTACCCATGGCCAGAATTTTTCCATTAGACATAACTACAATTCGGTCAGCGGTCAGAACTGTGGACAGCCTATGGGCGATGACAATGCTGGTCCTCTCCTTAGTCAGATTGTCCAAAGCTTTCTGTACAATACGTTCAGACTCGGTATCCAGGGCGCTGGTGGCCTCATCAAGGATGAGAAGAGCTGGATCTTTCAAAATGGCCCTGGCTATGGTGATCCTCTGTTTCTGCCCTCCTGACAGCTTGACCCCTCTTTCGCCGATAACTGTATCATAACCCTGGCTGAGTTCCAAGATAAAATCGTGAGCATAGGCTGCTTTGGCAGCGTTTATTATGTCATGTTCAGGAACATTGTCCATTCCGTAGGCAATATTATCGCGTATAGAGGCATTAAACAGAAAGTTATCCTGAGCCACAATGCCCATAAACATGCGCAGATCAGCCAGGTTATAATCTTGAACAAAATGGCCGTTGATGAGAATCTCACCGTGCTGGTGCTCATAAAACCTGGGCAGAAGATTTATTAGAGTTGTCTTCCCTGAGCCGCTGGGCCCGACTATTGCCAGTTTTTCACCCTGTCGGACATCTAAGCTGATATTATTTAGTGCCGGAGCCTGACTGCCTGGGTATGAAAAAGTGACTTTCCTCATCTCCAGGCTTTGAAATGGAGGCTTAAGCTCCTTTGATCCTCCTTTTTCTATTCTTAATTCCCTTGAATCCAAAACCTCGAAAACCCGCTCAGCACCTGAAAGGGCCTTTTGAATTGCGATATTGGTCTTGCTCAGACCTTTAACCGGCTGATAGAGCATGATCAAAGCCGTCAAAAAAGAAAAAAAGGTCCCTGGAGTAGAATTACCTGCAATAACCTGACTTCCGCCGTACCAGACAATGAGTCCTACTCCAATGGCTCCAATGACTTCCATGATAGGTGAAGAGGCATGATGGTATCTGTTTTCTTTAATGGCAATGCCCACAAGTTTCCTGTTTTCAGCGGAAAAATTGTGCTGTTCTTTCTTTTCATTGGCAAATGCCTTGATTACCCTGATGCCTGAAAATGTTTCCTGTAAGAAATTGGTTATATCTGAAATTTTGGATTGAGTTTTGCGGCCCATTTTCCTGAGCTTCTTGGCAAAATAAATAAAAGGATAAATGGCCATGGGATAAATAACCAGGGACAGGGTGGCCAGAACAGGATCACGGTAAAAGATAACTGCCATAAGCACAAGCATGGTCAAAAGATGCCTGACCAACTCTACAAGCTTGGGCAGACTGACAGCAAGCAGATTTACATCACTGGTTATCCTGGCCATGAGCATACCTGTCCGGTTGTCCTCAAAAAAGCGCACAGGCAGGGCAATCATTTTAAAATAAAGCTCTCTGCGCAGCTGACCAAGAACCTGAATACCGCAATAATTCATCTGAAAGTTCTGAACATAAAGAAAAAAACCTTTGAGAGCAAAGACCAGTACCAGAAGCAGCGGTATTAACACCAGAGCCTGCTGATCTTTATTAATAAAAATATCATCTAAGGCAGGTTTAACCAGAAATGCTGCTGCTCCAGACATGGCAGCCACTATTCCAAGTGCAAATAGTGAAATAATTATTCTGACCTTGAACTGCTTGAAATACGCCAGGGTTCGTTTGGACAGCCGCCAGCTGTCAACTTTAGACCAGTCGGATTTTAATTGCATGAAGTATAAACACTTGATTTTAAAAGTTTATCTAACGCGGATTGTACCCGCAACCCAAAAAAAGATATTTTAACCGCCCGTTCGAAGACTCACTCAAGACGCAAAGTGCATTCAACCGGGGTGCCTTTACGGTTCAAATTTTCCTGTATTTTATGACAGGGTTTCAGGAGTAAGTTACTAAGCTTTTTCCGTGACCCTGCACGGAAAAAAGTGGCCCCTTCGGGGCAAAAGAGACTGCCCACGGAATACTCGGAAAAACACTGAATAAAGAAAAGAGACATTTTCCGTGTCCTTCCGTGTGTTCCGTGGGCAAAACCTCTTGGCTTTCTTTGAAAATGAAACAACATGTTTGTTTGAAATTTCCGCTAAGCGCCTAAAACTATAAGCAAGCTATCAAAACATGAAAAATGACCATCATTTCTGATAAGCTCTGCGTAAACATGTGCAGACTATTCAGTTCCGCATAAAAAAACAATACCCGACACAGTGCTTTGCGTCAGCAGGAACTGAAAAAGACGAAAGCTTGTAATGTCATTAAAACAAATTTATGCCAGACTCCGGTGCAGTTCATCGTCTCGTCAATTCTATCCTGATTCCTCAAGCGCGCAGTTGACATGTCCATGCTTAGAGAATTAATGGATCATGGATTGACTTTTTACGATCAGATTGCCCACAGGACAAACGCACAGGCGAACAAACAAGTGCTCACCATGCTAATTCAATAACACAAACTACCCAAATTGAAAAAATCTCTGA of the Desulfonatronovibrio magnus genome contains:
- a CDS encoding lysophospholipid acyltransferase family protein gives rise to the protein MSSSVISYEDSYVTNPAKSSEIFHILPTPYFYLRMLGTVFRSARKAKKKQFTGEDWVDSSLSILKHLEKVDCRFFVNGKKNFIDLKEPCVFVANHMSTLETFVLGGIIRPHRKVTFVIKDSLVRYPVFKHVMISRQPIVVTRKTPKQDFKTVMEQGQEKLSQGTSIVVFPQTSRTTKLDPEKFNSIGVKLARKAGVPLIPLALKTDAWSTGWPLKDFGRIRPKRFIHFCFGQPMKVEGNGKEEHQQVVDFIQDKLEKWKKLEE
- a CDS encoding ABC transporter ATP-binding protein codes for the protein MQLKSDWSKVDSWRLSKRTLAYFKQFKVRIIISLFALGIVAAMSGAAAFLVKPALDDIFINKDQQALVLIPLLLVLVFALKGFFLYVQNFQMNYCGIQVLGQLRRELYFKMIALPVRFFEDNRTGMLMARITSDVNLLAVSLPKLVELVRHLLTMLVLMAVIFYRDPVLATLSLVIYPMAIYPFIYFAKKLRKMGRKTQSKISDITNFLQETFSGIRVIKAFANEKKEQHNFSAENRKLVGIAIKENRYHHASSPIMEVIGAIGVGLIVWYGGSQVIAGNSTPGTFFSFLTALIMLYQPVKGLSKTNIAIQKALSGAERVFEVLDSRELRIEKGGSKELKPPFQSLEMRKVTFSYPGSQAPALNNISLDVRQGEKLAIVGPSGSGKTTLINLLPRFYEHQHGEILINGHFVQDYNLADLRMFMGIVAQDNFLFNASIRDNIAYGMDNVPEHDIINAAKAAYAHDFILELSQGYDTVIGERGVKLSGGQKQRITIARAILKDPALLILDEATSALDTESERIVQKALDNLTKERTSIVIAHRLSTVLTADRIVVMSNGKILAMGTHFELLESCSLYKRLHDMQFTQELQVDTASLG